In one Lycium barbarum isolate Lr01 chromosome 7, ASM1917538v2, whole genome shotgun sequence genomic region, the following are encoded:
- the LOC132601656 gene encoding uncharacterized protein LOC132601656, giving the protein MVGNPPEGIPQELYYGNFPEEVRDLVLNYIPLERRPMTPREGNPEGVNENQEARSDPWVIESDPQEESEPQQEGSEPIEEEKLEEEEEEPQDMEEEELVPIDIEAEGEEKPFEMFPEFAEEENELNEESDYYAPTRERG; this is encoded by the coding sequence ATGGTTGGGAACCCGCCAGAGGGCATACCCCAAGAACTATACTATGGGAATTTCCCAGAAGAAGTAAGGGATTTGGTGCTGAACTATATACCTTTAGAGAGGAGGCCTATGACACCTAGAGAGGGAAACCCGGAAGGAGTAAATGAAAACCAGGAAGCTAGATCAGACCCATGGGTGATAGAATCAGACCCACAAGAAGAGTCGGAACCTCAACAGGAAGGCTCCGAACCCATCGAAGAAGAAAAactagaagaggaagaagaagagcctcAGGATATGGAGGAGGAGGAATTAGTGCCCATCGACATAGAGGCTGAAGGAGAAGAAAAGCCATTTGAGATGTTTCCCGAGTTTGCAGAAGAAGAGAATGAATTGAATGAGGAATCTGACTACTATGCCCCAACGAGAGAGAGAGGATAG